The nucleotide window CAGGCGATGGCGCGGCCCTCGCCCACGGCGTCCAGTCCCTCATTCGTGGCGGCCTTGACGTTGACGCGGTCGGCGGCGACGTCGAGGCACTCAGCTACCCGTTTCTCGATGGCGGGCACGTGCTCGGCGAGCTTGGGCCGCTCCAGCAAGACTGTGGCGTCGACGTTCACCGGCTCCCAGCCGGTGTCGCGGGCGCGGGCCGCCGTCTCGCGCGCGAACCGGGAACTGTCGGCGCCGCGCCAGGCGGGGTCGGTGTCGGGATAGTGGCGGCCGATGTCGCCAGCCTTGAGCGCGCCCAGGATGGCATCCACGACGGCATGCAGCAGCACGTCGGCGTCGGAGTGACCCAGGGCCCCCTGCTCCGACGGCACCTGCACGCCGCCGATCATCAATGGGTGGCCGCCGGCGAGCCGATGGATGTCGTAGCCGTGGCCCACGCGGATCTCGGGCAGGGGCTCTGACGCCTCCGCGCCGCCTACCAGTAGTCCTCCGTGATGACCTGCGACTCGCGGCCGGTGGTGGGGAAACCCTTGGATTCGAGCACTTCTTTCACGTCGCTGATCATGCCCGGATTGCCGCACAGGTAGGCCGCGCTGCCGGCGACCGAGAGCCGCGCGCGCACCTGGTCGCGGACCTCGGCAGGGAGCCAGGGCTCCACGCGGCCGATGGCGGGCTCGCCGCAGATCATGCGCAAGACATCGTTCAGTCGCCCGCGGCCCATGGGTTCGTCGTATCCGGGGTCTTGGGAAGGCCGGCTGACGACGGGTACGTAGAGGAGCTCGAACCCCGCGTGGGAGGCCAGCTCCTCCAGCTCGGCGCGATAGCCCAGCTGGCTAGCGTAGGACACGCCGTGGAGGACCGTGAGACGCCGCGGCAAGCGGCCGTCGCGCTGAAAGTCCTGCCAGAACACGCGGGCCATCGAAACGAACGGGGCGAGGCCCGTGCCGGTGGCGGCGCACACCAGGTCGTGCTGCGAGGTCCGGGAGGGCACGAAGCGTCCGGCGGGGCGCGGCATGTAGAGCACCTCGTCGCCGGGCACGTGGCGCCAGAGCGCGCCGGTGAAGACGCCCTGGCGGTTGCTGCCGTCCTCGTCCGCGTCGCGCACCAGGATGACGTAGAACTCGAGCGAGGTGCGGTCAGCGGGCGTCGACGCGATGGAGAACTGGCGCGGGCGCGGGTCGTCCGTCGGCTGATCCCAGAAGGCGAGCTGGGTGTACTGGCCGGGCTCGAACTCCGCGAACGGCTCGCCGTCAGGGCGCTCGATGGTGAAGATCGCGAGATCGGGGTCCTCGAGCAGCTCCCACGACGCCAGCCGCGCGCTTTCCATGCGCTCACGAATGTCTCGGCGTCGACGGCGTGGGGCGGGGGCCGGGGCTTGCTTGGCGTCAGCCATCACTGTTGAGTGTCAGGTTCGGTCATGGCGTCAGGATAGCTGGGCATCGACGCGACCCGGACACGTGCCGCCTGCAAGTCCGCGGGCCGGGTGATCTTGACGTTGCCCGCGTCGGACTCGAAGACGTGCACGGGCACGCCCTCGTGCTCCAGCAACGCCACGTCGTCGGTGAAGTCGGCCAAGCGGTCCCGATTGCGCCGGTGGGCCTGGAGCAAGTCGTCCAGGCGACCGAATTGCGGGGTCTGGGCCAGCCACACCTGGTCGCGCGGCAGCGTGCGGCTGACCCGGCCCGCGGGCGTGACGAGCTTGAC belongs to Chloroflexota bacterium and includes:
- the ispF gene encoding 2-C-methyl-D-erythritol 2,4-cyclodiphosphate synthase translates to MRVGHGYDIHRLAGGHPLMIGGVQVPSEQGALGHSDADVLLHAVVDAILGALKAGDIGRHYPDTDPAWRGADSSRFARETAARARDTGWEPVNVDATVLLERPKLAEHVPAIEKRVAECLDVAADRVNVKAATNEGLDAVGEGRAIACHAVVLLAQRHR